A genomic window from Archaeoglobus profundus DSM 5631 includes:
- a CDS encoding ATPase domain-containing protein — MVMRISSGIESLDIILNGGFLPKRSYLIRGGPGSGKTTFCLHFLIEGVKNNENVLFITFGEPSEKIKENAKAIGLSPEGIVFLDLAPSEEFFVKDQTYDIFSPADVERGPTVKTIVETVEKVKPSRVVIDSVTYLRFLAPDVYQYRKQVLSLIDFLTDRGATVLFTSESGVIPDDDLQFIADGVIDLIMEMIGVDIYRRLSVKKFRGSSFLPGYHLIRIGHGGIRIYPRILPQKIERKHIGEKISTGIKELDEMTNGGINRQTITVISGAAGTGKTTLAMRIAYEAALRGENVTYYAFEEDPAIILSRAKKVGMERIRELVEKSLIKIVFAESLKFAPEEALHITLKDLRERNTKLVIIDSLNGAELALVGAEDKRRPIQAILRNLVANGATVILIDEFEANSRGFTRLGVSYLADNIIVLGHYVKDGVTRKYIRVVKMRLSKFSPEIRDFEITSEGIKIGERVKEVQKLC; from the coding sequence ATGGTTATGCGGATATCAAGTGGTATTGAATCGCTGGATATCATCTTAAATGGAGGCTTCCTACCCAAAAGGTCGTATCTTATAAGGGGTGGTCCCGGAAGCGGAAAGACTACCTTCTGCCTCCACTTCTTAATTGAAGGAGTTAAGAACAATGAAAATGTACTTTTCATAACTTTTGGTGAGCCTTCTGAGAAAATAAAAGAAAATGCGAAAGCTATCGGATTATCTCCTGAAGGCATTGTATTCCTTGATCTTGCACCTTCCGAAGAGTTCTTTGTAAAGGATCAAACGTATGACATCTTTTCCCCAGCTGACGTCGAAAGAGGACCAACAGTCAAAACCATAGTCGAGACTGTTGAAAAAGTTAAGCCTTCAAGGGTTGTGATAGACTCTGTTACTTACCTTCGTTTCTTAGCTCCCGATGTTTATCAGTACAGAAAGCAAGTTCTATCCTTAATAGACTTCCTGACTGACAGGGGAGCTACTGTTCTTTTCACATCAGAATCAGGCGTGATTCCTGATGACGATCTGCAGTTTATTGCCGATGGTGTTATCGATCTAATTATGGAGATGATAGGGGTAGACATCTATCGCAGACTTTCCGTCAAAAAGTTTAGGGGAAGTAGTTTCCTGCCGGGATATCACCTTATACGCATAGGTCATGGGGGAATAAGAATCTATCCGAGAATACTGCCTCAAAAGATCGAAAGGAAGCATATCGGAGAGAAGATTTCAACTGGTATAAAGGAATTGGATGAGATGACGAACGGCGGTATAAATAGACAGACGATAACGGTAATTTCTGGGGCTGCAGGAACTGGAAAAACAACTCTAGCAATGAGAATTGCTTACGAAGCTGCTCTTAGAGGTGAAAACGTTACCTATTACGCATTCGAGGAAGATCCAGCTATCATTCTGTCAAGAGCAAAGAAGGTTGGAATGGAAAGAATAAGAGAACTTGTAGAAAAAAGTCTGATAAAAATTGTATTTGCCGAATCCCTTAAATTTGCACCAGAAGAGGCGCTCCATATCACCCTAAAAGATTTGAGAGAGCGGAACACGAAGCTAGTAATTATAGACAGTCTGAACGGCGCTGAGCTTGCGTTAGTAGGCGCTGAGGATAAGAGAAGACCCATACAAGCAATTCTCAGAAATCTTGTCGCAAACGGCGCAACCGTGATACTGATCGACGAGTTCGAAGCTAACAGCAGAGGGTTCACGAGGCTTGGCGTAAGCTACCTCGCGGACAATATAATAGTTTTAGGCCACTATGTCAAAGACGGAGTCACGAGGAAATACATCCGTGTGGTAAAAATGAGGCTGAGCAAGTTCTCGCCAGAGATTAGAGACTTCGAAATAACGAGTGAGGGGATAAAGATTGGAGAGAGGGTTAAAGAGGTGCAGAAGCTATGCTGA
- a CDS encoding response regulator, giving the protein MERGLKRCRSYADRNRGKNETNTKILKDFFEKHGYEVVVAKDYDEFENLYSADLIFIDLAGFDSRIWDLCEDLRMKMILFILFYPSKVDIALTKGAEVAAFKPLNSKKILELVENLIRGRFYEDKD; this is encoded by the coding sequence TTGGAGAGAGGGTTAAAGAGGTGCAGAAGCTATGCTGATAGGAATCGTGGAAAAAACGAAACGAACACAAAGATCTTGAAAGACTTTTTTGAAAAACACGGTTACGAGGTTGTGGTTGCTAAAGATTATGATGAGTTCGAAAATCTTTACTCCGCCGATCTAATCTTCATCGACCTTGCTGGATTCGACTCGAGAATATGGGATTTATGTGAGGATTTAAGGATGAAGATGATACTGTTTATACTGTTCTACCCCAGTAAAGTCGATATTGCGTTAACTAAAGGTGCGGAAGTAGCAGCGTTCAAACCGCTTAATTCGAAGAAAATCTTAGAATTAGTCGAGAATCTAATCAGGGGTAGATTTTATGAGGATAAAGATTGA